Sequence from the Ziziphus jujuba cultivar Dongzao chromosome 9, ASM3175591v1 genome:
TCCTGGGATAACAGCGTTCTCCGACCATTGCCACCTGCCTTGTCATATGGTTGAGCCATTTTTCTTAGAAACTGTAGTGACACGGAAAACATGATGTTACATTACAATGTTAAACTTATTCAAATGCGATTCCATGAACTGAATATGGTTTCAAAACAAGATAGATCTTCCAATATTTTACTATTTGGGCGATGAAGCCTGGCACTACAGAAACTGGAAAGgaacaatgataataaataaaaagttgacTCTCAGGTAAACCATCAGATTAAGAAACGCCACACAAACTTTGCCATATAGACACAGAAAACAGCCAAATGCAAGGAATCCAACCTTCACTTgacttgtatatttatttaggTAAAAGATAAGATAAAAGTAGACACTCTAAAGCAACAAAGAACAACCTCCCGTGCAATATGTAGTGCCATGTCTGTACTCAAATTCAGGTGTGCATCTCGTAAATGTGACAGTATCCATCCAGGCAATTTAGAGCGTTTGTCATGACGGCTATACCTGGAGAGGGAAAAAGGGATTAAAGTCAAATAACGCGATGTTACATGTAAGCTTTTCCTAATGTAAATTTGTGATCATTGCCATGTAAATTTTTCCCAACTTCTAGGTAGCTTTAAAAGCCCTTTCTAAATAATTGCAGTGTTTAATTGCTCAATAGGCTGATGTACTGAATTCTACAAGATAGACGGTGattcagttgaaatttctagcaCAGCATATGGAAGCAGTTATCAAGAGTCTGGTCTAGATAAATTTCCAAAGTGCAAACTTTGATACGTTCATCAGTGAACATAACAATTGCAAAAAGGAGTACAAGCACACAATTACACTAACCTTTTGTCAGCAAAAATCATCATACCATAGTCAGCCTTTGACCGGATTACTCGACCAACACATTGCGCAGCTTGTCTCTGATCCAGTAAAATCCCATTAATATTCACATAATTATAAAGAACATATTAACCTCAAGACCAAACatccaaaataaaaacttgTTTAGATGAAAGAAGATAGTAGATTCATACCAAAgcatcaaaagttaaaaaatccCCTTCTTTTATCTGGAAGGTATCCCGTAAGTATTCCAACCGAGCAAGCAAAATTCTGAAAAACAATATTATCTATATATCAAGCCACAGATggcatattttctttttgttaagcAAAGATCATAGATAGAGTCCGAAGAAAAATTAATGGTTTTTGAAGTCTGGTATTGACAGACTGCCAAAATGTAATACAACGGAACTAACTTGCTCAGTGTGTACTGGAAAGGAACCCCGAACATGATTACAAGTCGTCCATAATGCCGATCAAAGTCTATTCCTTCAGCTACTTTTCCTCTGTAAAAGTGcagatatatttatatcatggTAAAGCCAGATCAGATGAACAATACCCTCTCAGTAATTTGATGATGGTTAATCGAATGATCAAAGAATATTAACCAATCGATATAATACATTAGGAACTTTGGATCCAGGGACTCTTTATATACTATATGTAGATTTGAATTCTAAAGTTCGAATATTTTCAAGGTGACTGGGATACCTGGCAACAGAAAAGAAGACAGCACCTCTACCACAATCACAAGCTTTGCGATAGTTGTCAAGAGCCAAAGTAGTTTCCACCACATCTTGGGTCTCAATGAAGACAAGCTTATGCTGCATTATATCCTATGGCAATGGGAGAATTACGCATAAAATTGGGAAAAGAAaacctaaaaatataaaaataaatttaaaaaccaaactGAAACATATAACAAGGAGACATGTTTGCTGCAATCACCTTTAGAATTCCTGTTTCATTCCAACTATTGACTATTCCATCCATATAAGAGTAgctaacaaaaaaacaaacaacccCATCTGGAACAACAGATACCATCTCCAGCAAGAGTCTTCCATAATTCCTTACCACACCAAGGTCGCTTCGCATATCAAATTTGGTACTCACTGGAAGTTGATCACTGATAAACATATCTAATATTCAGTATACAGTACAGATTACAATGACAAATAGTACAATGGCTTTCATTTCTAGAAAAAGAACTAATAAGAAAGACTCTGATGGTTAACACTAATGACACACCAAGAAGTGAAAAAatgttttgattgtaaattaaaccAAGTCTAGTAAGAATAAAAGGATGTATGTTTAATCTTATACCTTCCACGAGTGAGAACCATAGGACATATGCAATCTCTTGTCAAGGACATTGTAAAACTTCGACTGACAACTGGATTGAAATTGAGAAGACGGGGGTAGAGATCAATCGGGCTAAGAGTTCCAGATGTAATCACTACCGACTGAAATCGCTCAAATACAGGCTTTATTGCAAGAGAAGCATCATGACAACTAAGCTGGAATgttaaatatgaaaagaaacATAGTAAATAAATGCAGCAGCCATGAAAAACGGAGTAGAATATATTACTAAAATCTTTGTTTACCATCCACTTCTAAATCCAAACAATTATATCATGCCTAGAAGGGAAAGGATAGATGGGATAGACCTTATTAACAAATGCTTAGAAGTTAATACCACAGCAGCAAAAGATGAAAGATATACAAATTAGAAACATCAAATCATTTATGTCCTTACATTAAACTCTACGTAAAGTGCTTCCAAAAAAGTGAGGAAGAGAGAGGAGAGGGAGAGGAGAGTTGGAATGTGTGTATATTATGTTTCAGATAACATATTGTATGACTTTCAGATAACCACATATGAGTACAACTACACACTTTCCACGTGCCATAAAACTGTATGTTTGTTGAAAGATAATATGTCTAGGACAAGTAATcccaaaaggaaaaatagaatcccagaacaaaaaataaaaaaataaaaatacctgCAGAACAGGGTCAGGAATATGGGGCATTCTCTCATCAAAGGGTTCAATTATAATAGAAAAACCACGAGCATATGTCCCCACAAGCGTTGCAAAATCGCATATTGTTTGAATGTGTAAGAATTCATCTGTATCCGTAATCTCCAGTGTCAACATGAGTGAGTGTAGGCGATCATAACAAAACTTTAGGGCTTTTTGGTCAATTCCAGCATGTGTAATAATAGAGGCAACAAAACCAACAGGGCTTTCTTTCTCAACATTCTCTGTCTCTAGACGCCCTTCCAAATATTGGACAAGTCTACGCAAAACATGCAAAAAATGCTCAGCTTTGCGAATATTTCCAGGCACAGCCTCCCTCAGAATATCATCAGGCAGAGCAGGATTTGCAAGCCAAGCGTCTCCAACTGCACCAGGAAAAGAAACCATAGCTCATGAGAACTTACAAAGGTGCAAAAAGAAATTTAGCAAATAAATAGTCAACATACTAGGAAGGTTTCCTCTTTGTGCCAAGCTCTCAACCAGCCGGTTGTATTCTGCACGCAATCTACCAGCATCAGTGGCCTTGAACCTACCTACCATGTCAAGTAAATGAGATAAATTTGAAGTCAAAGATTTTCGCTTATGGGTTCCTGAAAACTATAATAACctaatttgaataaataaagcCTTTACAATTATATCACGATAAAATACTAATAGACGAATAAGTTTATGATTCAGAATGTGTTGAAGATAGAAAATGCTAAATTCAGTTTGTAGATTTGAGCTTCTATGAAAGAGTATATAAAgagataaattataaattggacacaaatcattcaaaaaccatttaaaaaattaattacaataacaataattcaAGAGAATACACCATCCTCAAcgataagaaatttaaattctgCACTTACCTGTCAATCTCCTGACGCATCTTATTGAGATTCCTCCTGGCCCCTTCAAGTGTCTGCCTCCTGACACTAACGCTAAGTGCTTCAATACACACATTGTCAATGTTGTGAGCCTCGTCAAACACCACAACAGACTCCTTCTGCATTTCCTTGGAAATAATCCCGGCCACTTTAGGATCGAGCAGATACTGGTAACTATACACCACCACATTTGCAAACTGCACCATATGGCGAGCCAAGAAGTATGGACACCATCCTTTCTCAATCCCAAATGCTCTCAAATCCTAATTGTCCAACATAATCCACATATGATTCAAAAACAACCAAATCCCATACCCTATCCAAGTTTCAAgcttccataaaaaaaaaaaattgagtgaGTACCTGCAATGTATAAACCCCAGGTGG
This genomic interval carries:
- the LOC107426444 gene encoding general transcription and DNA repair factor IIH helicase subunit XPD, whose amino-acid sequence is MKFQIEDVTVYFPYDHIYPEQYAYMVELKRALDAKGHCLLEMPTGTGKTIALLSLITSYTLSKPNSPLKLIYCTRTVHEMEKTLAELKLLHEYQLQHLGPQARILALGLSSRKNLCVNPLVLAAENRDSVDAACRKLTASWVRAMAAENPEVPTCEFFEQYERAGSGAVLPPGVYTLQDLRAFGIEKGWCPYFLARHMVQFANVVVYSYQYLLDPKVAGIISKEMQKESVVVFDEAHNIDNVCIEALSVSVRRQTLEGARRNLNKMRQEIDRFKATDAGRLRAEYNRLVESLAQRGNLPIGDAWLANPALPDDILREAVPGNIRKAEHFLHVLRRLVQYLEGRLETENVEKESPVGFVASIITHAGIDQKALKFCYDRLHSLMLTLEITDTDEFLHIQTICDFATLVGTYARGFSIIIEPFDERMPHIPDPVLQLSCHDASLAIKPVFERFQSVVITSGTLSPIDLYPRLLNFNPVVSRSFTMSLTRDCICPMVLTRGSDQLPVSTKFDMRSDLGVVRNYGRLLLEMVSVVPDGVVCFFVSYSYMDGIVNSWNETGILKDIMQHKLVFIETQDVVETTLALDNYRKACDCGRGAVFFSVARGKVAEGIDFDRHYGRLVIMFGVPFQYTLSKILLARLEYLRDTFQIKEGDFLTFDALRQAAQCVGRVIRSKADYGMMIFADKRYSRHDKRSKLPGWILSHLRDAHLNLSTDMALHIAREFLRKMAQPYDKAGGNGRRTLLSQEDLEKLGDRIIDEMLH